In Larimichthys crocea isolate SSNF chromosome VI, L_crocea_2.0, whole genome shotgun sequence, one genomic interval encodes:
- the usp48 gene encoding ubiquitin carboxyl-terminal hydrolase 48 — protein MAPRLQLEKAAWRWVETVKPEDISPEHIDLAYRVNLPACKRGTCRRNCKGNPNCLVGIGEQAWLGEIDENAFHNIDDPNSERRDKNTFVGLTNLGATCYVNTFLQVWFHNLELRKSLYQCHNSRAQEHNIESDYEPQSICEHLQYLFALLQNSNRKYIDPSGLVKALGLDTGQQQDAQEFSKLFLSLLEDTLSKQKSTNLQNVIQRQFCGQFSYVTVCNQCGRSSALPSRFYELELNIQGHKNLTECVTEFLKEEKLDGENRYFCESCQSKQSATRRIRLHSLPPTLNLQLMRFVFDRQTGHKKKLNTFISFPEQLDMGPFLEGKQDQKCVYELSAVLIHRGISAYSGHYIAHVKDARTGDWYKFNDEEIEKMEGKKLQLGIEEDIAETVKSQTRKPKCSKGYHCSRNAYMLVYKVQEEESSDSSRTNVEVPAFLQRLVDQDNHKFEEWCSEMADMRKQSVDKGKAKHEEVKELYELLPARDGEPYEFIPLEWLKKWLDDSTATKEIDNSLFLCSHGKLHPDKVAESKRVSLQAAQLLYERYSGGPRLDGSSLCRECVSQRCRVLRLKNQLNEDYKEVSNLVKRTLSGEGYWVGKASLRSWRQLALDQLEEDEHETKHSNGQTNGQGPHSNNSKESGPELSEGNEDEMKTFNEDIVCSHGGLSILETERKLVSPEVWTKLRAYFPKAPEFTQNQEPCQQCLTLEQEEKDNEAVSKMMALDQKNQLLNLFHEKNRPTLTKWPQGTDVLYIVPLFFVDEWRKFIRRPTKSSPVSNVGNTLLLCPHGGFMFTYDSLINGDAQHIALLWPSEWDVISRLFIVDQPISIHCFNQATSTGPTTEYTTQPHLCWECRESFLFQQQRDLREYTQATIYIRKVIEDKRMIKEAAPEMNASSSEAEEEKEEHPKEEGERDPDFSQSEDGAKRLKLGDSSTASAAAPPVTNVTKLGGIRRSTRHRKLRGEKALIVSANQTLKELKIQIMHAFSVAPFDQNLSIDGKNLTDDSATLGSLGVIPESIICLKADEPIADYAAMDDVYQVRMPEEGFKGTGLLGH, from the exons ATGGCGCCCCGCTTACAGCTGGAGAAAGCGGCTTGGCGCTGGGTGGAGACGGTGAAGCCTGAAGACATCAGCCCGGAGCACATCGACCTAGCATATCGCGTCAACCTCCCGGCCTGCAAGAGAGGGACCTGCAG GAGGAACTGCAAAGGGAATCCCAACTGTCTTGTGGGTATTGGCGAACAGGCGTGGCTTGGGGAGATCGATGAGAATGCTTTCCACAATATTGATGACCCAAACTCAGAGCGTCGGGACAAG aACACATTTGTTGGCCTGACCAACCTGGGTGCAACATGTTACGTCAACACATTCCTGCAAGTGTGGTTCCACAACCTGGAGCTGCGTAAAAGCCTCTATCAGTGCCACAATTCCCGAGCACAGGAACACAATATCGAGTCTG ATTACGAGCCCCAGTCCATCTGCGAGCATCTGCAATATCTGTTTGCACTCCTGCAGAACAGCAACAGAAAGTACATCGACCCCTCAGGGCTGGTCAAAGCACTGGGCCTGGACACAGGGCAGCAGCAG GATGCCCAGGAGTTTTCAAAGCTGTTCTTGTCTCTACTGGAAGACACACTGTCCAAGCAGAAGAGCACCAACCTGCAGAATGTCATCCAGCGGCAGTTCTGTGGACAGTTCTCCTACGTTACTGT CTGCAACCAGTGTGGACGATCGTCTGCACTGCCGTCCCGATTCTACGAGCTGGAGCTGAACATCCAGGGCCACAAGAACCTCACCGAGTGTGTCACAGAGTTCCTGAAG GAGGAAAAGCTGGATGGGGAGAACCGCTACTTCTGTGAGAGCTGTCAGAGTAAACAGAGCGCCACCCGAAGGATAAGACTGCACAGCCTCCCTCCAACCCTCAACCTGCAGCTCATGCGCTTTGTCTTTGATAG ACAAACAGGCCACAAGAAGAAGCTCAACACCTTCATCAGTTTTCCAGAGCAGCTGGACATGGGGCCTTTCTTGGAAGGAAAACAAG ACCAGAAGTGTGTTTATGAACTGAGTGCCGTTCTGATCCACCGAGGCATCAGTGCATATTCAGGCCACTACATTGCCCATGTGAAGGACGCTCGTACTGGTGACTGGTACAAATTCAATGATGAGGAAATAGAGAAGATGGAAGGCAAGAAGCTGCAACTTGGCATTGAAGAGGACATCG CTGAGACAGTGAAGTCCCAGACACGAAAGCCCAAGTGCAGTAAAGGCTACCACTGCTCCAGAAACGCCTACATGCTGGTGTATAAGGTCCAGGAAGAAGAGAGCTCAGATTCCTCTAGAACTAACGTCGAGGTACCAG CCTTCCTTCAGAGGTTGGTGGACCAAGACAACCATAAATTTGAGGAGTGGTGCAGTGAGATGGCTGACATGAGAAAACAGAGTGTGGATAAGGGCAAAGCCAAGcatgaggaggtgaaggagctCTACGAGCTTTTACCTGCAAGAGACG GCGAGCCGTACGAGTTTATCCCTCTGGAGTGGTTGAAGAAGTGGCTCGACGATTCAACTGCCACAAAAGAAATCGACAACTCACTCTTTTTGTGTTCTCACGGCAAACTGCATCCAGATAAGGTGGCAGAGTCCAAGAGAGTTTCCCTCCAAGCTGCTCAGCTCCTCTACGAGCGCTACAGCGGAGGGCCAAGACTGGACG gcTCCTCTCTGTGTAGAGAGTGTGTTAGCCAGCGATGCAGGGTGCTGCGGCTAAAGAACCAACTCAATGAAGACTACAAGGAGGTCTCCAACTTGGTAAAACGCACGCTCAG tggtgaGGGTTACTGGGTGGGCAAAGCATCTCTGCGTAGCTGGAGGCAGTTGGCGTTGGATCAGCTGGAAGAAGACGAACACGAAACGAAACACAGCAACGGGCAGACCAACGGACAGGGaccacacagcaacaacagtaaAG AGTCTGGCCCAGAGCTCTCAGAGGGCAACGAGGACGAGATGAAGACCTTCAATGAAGACATCGTCTGCAGTCACG GAGGTCTGAGCATTCTAGAGACTGAACGGAAGCTGGTATCACCTGAAGTCTGGACCAAGCTGAGGGCGTACTTCCCCAAAGCCCCGGAATTCACCCAGAACCAAGAGCCATGTCAGCAGTGCCTG ACATTAGAGCAGGAAGAAAAGGACAACGAGGCGGTCAGTAAGATGATGGCTCTGGACCAGAAGAACCAACTGCTCAACCTCTTCCATGAGAAGAACCGGCCAACACTCACCAAGTGGCCTCAG ggcACAGATGTTCTTTACATAGTCCCTCTGTTCTTTGTGGACGAGTGGAGGAAGTTCATCAG GAGACCCACTAAATCCTCTCCAGTGTCTAATGTGGGCaacactctgctgctctgtccccATGGAGGCTTCATGTTCACCTACGACTCCCTCATTAACGGAGATGCACAACA TATAGCTCTGCTCTGGCCCAGCGAATGGGACGTGATCAGCAGGCTCTTCATCGTAGACCAGCCAATCTCCATCCACTGCTTCAACCAGGCCACGTCCACCGGTCCCACCACTGAGTACACAACGCAGCCTC atcTGTGTTGGGAGTGCAGAGAGAGCTTCCTTTTCCAGCAGCAGAGGGACCTCAGAGAGTACACCCAGGCAACCATCTACATCCGCAAAGTCATTGAAGACAAGAGG ATGATAAAGGAGGCAGCTCCGGAAATGAACGCCAGCAGCtctgaggcagaggaggagaaggaagagcatccaaaggaagagggagagagagatcctGACTTCAGTCAA TCAGAAGACGGTGCAAAGCGGCTAAAGTTGGGTGACAGTAGCACAGCAtcagcagctgctcctcctgTGACCAACGTGACCAAACTAGGTGGAATCAGAAGAAGCACCCGGCACAGGAAGctcagaggagagaaagcaCTCATTGTTTCAGCTAACCAGACACTTAAAGAGCTGAAAATCCAG ATTATGCACGCCTTCTCCGTGGCTCCGTTCGACCAGAATCTCTCCATCGATGGAAAGAATCTGACAGACGACTCGGCCACACTGGGCAGTCTGGGCGTCATCCCTGAAAGCATCATCTGTCTTAAG GCTGATGAGCCAATAGCAGACTACGCTGCAATGGATGATGTCTATCAGG TGAGGATGCCTGAAGAGGGATTTAAAG GCACTGGGCTTCTCGGGCACTGA
- the lamb3 gene encoding laminin subunit beta-3: MRILLLVAALAALSQAQTDCSRGACYPPSNDLLLGRADRLQASSTCGITGSEVYCTPYEQRRMKCCPCDSRNPDGPLAHTVQDVLSTSGPDRWWQSRKEVNPVTLEFDLGNLFQLDNLVLNFKGPRPSNFIIERTLDNGRTWQPALYLATDCQKAFPGVPTRTPLSLEDTYCYTLPPTGANPYQDHRIEFSPLRQYAYVPAPNSQKIEDVSGLTGLRVRMTELGDVPRLPGRALSRFYALREMRVMGSCMCHGHANRCLPETNNYPLSNSIQVNPQCDCQHNTAGVNCERCAALYNDLPWRPAVEGNTHTCQRCECNNHAERCHFDEAVYEASGRRSGGVCTGCMHHTTGPKCDQCAPGYQPNPNSRMDRPDACIRCICSAEGTVNGGRCEDSTGSCQCKANVGGPRCDRCKRGYYNLSASNPLGCTKCSCSSDGSLSDDCDSVTGQCPCRPHFHGLTCDVCSKGYWKPLLSGHCEACGCDPTRSYSDTCDQVTGQCRCRPGFGGRTCTECADNTYGNPLLGCQPCRCDVEGTLPEVCNKQTGTCLCRPGVTGARCDSCSRGHCDSFPACEACPSCYFTMDAQRRNLSLALERLSPSFPSPTRPTVNQNFGPRIRALEASLNVIRNSISLTPSVVRQVDDALSKLDKLRDKVDEVDNDLAPLVITRGLDSELNKLQDLLDRLTVEYETKKNATVHIVHPDNTGAFSAIKKAYDESTDAAKKVDSIGKTVKQSADIRDETTDLHQQVQPGNTRDLDQLNQNMARPDLTPVAKQVCGSVRSEPCTPLQCEGGELCPPEGTPPCKKGEMCVGALPLSKRADADVKDVKDRLEKLAGKITEAAEKLQDTHDTTNQVRQSAEKLSNKMKQARDELEEDLKETRDIVKELKDFLSDPSSNLTHIQEVSDWILKAKLPLSLAALKRKLDELKNLAANLPDSTAVLNEAEPQLDTARKLLKEAQDARNTAVGVKADVDKKLTEFDTLENSLPDVKNKLTSSMDIIDNVNYNLTKAKDQLIPAEKALDDVLSLIKPMKPQLDELKNLLQRGSEKALGAKDNADDAEDNAALAEKDLLSLQKQLDNLKKVIPPSGSGGESGPVGDRLAKLQQDAGGLANTTENMLKALEGKGDSLRQLQDEVLQKSAKLEGLDEKLRDLLAKLRKKASDLSTCQG, translated from the exons ATGAgaatacttttacttgtagCTG CCTTAGCTGCGCTATCACAGGCCCAGACTGACTGCTCTCGAGGGGCTTGTTACCCACCCAGCAATGACCTACTCCTAGGGAGGGCTGACCGGCTCcaagcctcctccacctgtggCATTACAGGCTCCGAGGTCTACTGCACCCCATACGAACAG aGACGGATGAAGTGCTGTCCATGCGACTCCAGGAACCCAGATGGTCCCCTGGCCCACACTGTCCAGGATGTCCTGTCCACTTCTGGACCAGATAGATGGTGGCAGTCCAGGAAAG AGGTGAATCCAGTCACTCTTGAGTTTGACCTCGGCAACCTGTTCCAGCTTGACAACCTGGTGCTCAACTTCAAG GGTCCTCGTCCCAGTAACTTCATCATAGAGAGGACACTGGATAATGGCAGGACGTGGCAGCCCGCTCTCTACTTGGCTACAGACTGTCAAAAAGCTTTTCCTGGCGTCCCCACAAGGACACCTCTTAGCCTGGAAGACACATACTGCTACACACTGCCCCCTACAGGAGCAAACCCATACCAAGATCACAGA ATCGAGTTCAGTCCTTTGCGTCAGTATGCTTATGTCCCAGCTCCCAACAGCCAAAAAATTGAAG ATGTGTCTGGGTTAACTGGGCTGAGGGTGAGGATGACAGAACTTGGCGATGTGCCACGTCTACCAGGCAGAGCTCTCAGTAGATTTTACGCCCTCAGGGAGATGAGAGTGATGGGCAGCTGTATGTGCCATGGACACGCCAACCGATGTCTGCCAGAGACCAACAACTACCCACTGTCCAACAGCATACAG gtgaaTCCTCAGTGTGACTGCCAGCATAACACAGCAGGTGTAAACTGTGAACGTTGTGCTGCTCTCTACAATGATCTGCCCTGGAGACCTGCAGTGGAGGGCAACACTCATACCTGCCAAC GCTGCGAGTGTAACAACCACGCCGAGCGCTGTCATTTTGATGAGGCAGTGTACGAGGCCAGCGGGCGGAGGAGTGGAGGTGTGTGCACGGGTTGCATGCACCACACCACAGGACCTAAGTGTGACCAGTGCGCCCCAGGCTACCAGCCAAACCCCAACAGCCGAATGGACCGTCCTGATGCCTGCATAC GCTGTATCTGCAGTGCTGAGGGGACAGTGAATGGAGGCCGGTGTGAAGACAGCACCGGCTCATGTCAGTGTAAAGCGAACGTTGGAGGTCCCCGCTGTGATCGCTGCAAGAGAGGATACTACAACCTGAGTGCCTCCAACCCTCTGGGCTGCACCA AATGTTCCTGTTCTTCAGACGGTTCACTGTCAGATGATTGTGACTCTGTAACTGGACAGTGTCCATGTCGTCCCCACTTCCACGGTCTGACCTGTGACGTGTGTTCAAAAGGATACTGGAAACCACTGCTGTCAGGACACTGTGAAGCCTGTGGCTGTGACCCCACCAGGTCTTACAGTGATACTTGTGACCAG GTGACAGGTCAGTGTCGGTGCAGACCAGGCTTTGGAGGCCGAACATGTACTGAGTGCGCAGACAACACGTATGGAAACCCTCTGTTAGGCTGTCAAC CGTGCCGCTGTGATGTTGAAGGAACTCTTCCAGAAGTTTGCAACAAGCAAACAGGAACCTGTTTGTGTCGGCCAGGCGTCACCGGGGCCCGCTGCGACTCCTGCAGTCGTGGACACTGTGACTCCTTCCCTGCCTGCGAAGCATGTCCCTCCTGCTACTTCACCATGGACGCTCAGAGACGGAACCTCAGCTTAGCCTTAGAGAGACTGTCCCCCAGCTTCCCTTCTCCTACTAGACCTACTGTCAATCAAAATTTCGGGCCTCGCATCCGTGCCCTGGAGGCCAGCCTGAATGTGATCAGGAACTCCATCTCCCTTACGCCCAGTGTAGTCAGACAGGTCGATGATGCTCTGTCCAAACTGGACAAGCTCAG gGACAAGGTGGACGAGGTTGACAATGACCTTGCACCCCTGGTGATAACTCGTGGTCTGGACTCAGAGCTGAACAAACTTCAGGATCTGCTGGACCGCCTCACTGTGGAGTACGAAACCAAGAAAAATGCAACGGTGCACATTGTCCATCCCGACAATACAG GAGCGTTTTCTGCCATCAAGAAAGCGTACGATGAGTCTACAGATGCAGCAAAGAAAGTGGATTCCATTGGAAAAACTGTGAAGCAGTCTGCTGATATCAGAGATGAGACAACTGACCTTCACCAGCAAGTCCAGCCAGGCAACACCAGAGATCTGGACCAACTGAACCAGAACATGGCCCGACCTGACCTCACTCCTGTTGCCAAACAG GTATGCGGCAGTGTTCGCTCAGAGCCCTGCACCCCTCTGCAGTGTGAGGGTGGAGAGTTGTGTCCACCGGAGGGAACCCCGCCTTGTAAAAAGGGAGAAATGTGCGTTGGTGCCCTGCCACTGAGTAAGAGGGCTGACGCTGACGTGAAGGATGTAAAAGACCGACTGGAGAAGCTCGCTGGGAAGAtcacagaggctgcagagaag CTCCAGGACACACACGACACAACCAACCAGGTGAGACAGTCTGCAGAGAAGCTGTCCAATAAGATGAAGCAGGCCAGAGATGAGCTAGAGGAAGATTTAAAGGAGACGCGTGACATTGTGAAAGAGCTCAAAGATTTCCTGTCAG ACCCATCCTCCAACTTGACCCACATCCAGGAGGTGAGTGACTGGATCCTGAAAGCCAAACTGCCACTCAGCCTGGCTGCTCTGAAGAGGAAGCTGGATGAGTTGAAGAATCTGGCGGCCAACCTACCAGACAGCACGGCCGTGCTGAACGAGGcagagccacagctggacaCCGCCAGGAAACTGCTAAAGGAAGCTCAGGACGCCAG GAACACGGCAGTGGGAGTAAAGGCTGATGTGGATAAGAAGCTGACAGAGTTTGACACGTTGGAAAACTCCCTCCCTGACGTGAAGAACAAACTGACGAGCAGCATGGATATCATAGACAATGTGAACTACAACCTAACTAAG GCCAAAGACCAGCTGATTCCAGCAGAGAAGGCTCTGGATGATGTATTGTCATTGATAAAGCCGATGAAACCTCAACTGGACGAGCTCAAAAATCTGCTGCAGAGAGGCAGCGAGAAGGCCCTGGGTGCAAAGGACAACGCAGACGATGCTGAAGATAACGCTGCTTTGGCAGAAAAG GACCTGTTGTCTTTACAGAAGCAGCTGGATAATCTTAAAAAAGTGATTCCACCCAGTGGGTCGGGTGGAGAGTCAGGGCCAGTGGGGGATCGCCTGGCAAAGCTGCAGCAGGATGCTGGAGGTCTGGCCAACACcacagaaaacatgttgaagGCTCTGGAAG GTAAAGGAGATTCTCTCCGGCAGCTGCAGGACGAAGTCCTTCAGAAGTCAGCAAAACTCGAAGGACTCGATGAAAAGCTTAGAGATCTTTTGGCAAAACTCAGAAAGAAAGCCTCCGACCTCAGCACCTGCCAGGGCTAG
- the camk1ga gene encoding calcium/calmodulin-dependent protein kinase type 1D, whose protein sequence is MGRKEIICSWKKNTSNIKEVFDFHGKMGSGSFSEVFMVREKSSGKLYALKCLKKKHLAHSNLENEINVLKRIKHENVVGLEDFYESRTHYYLVMQLVSGGELFDRILDKGVYTERDASIVIKQVLQAVSYLHENSIVHRDLKPENLLYYNTDENAKIMVSDFGLSKTVEHGVMSTACGTPGYVAPEVLAQKPYSKAVDCWSIGVITYILLCGYPPFFEENETRLFSKIMRAEYAFHSPFWDDISESAKDFIRNMMEKNPTKRFLTEQALRHPWIAGNTAKDVDICQSVCEQMERSFAKSKWKQAFTAATVVNHMKKLQLSQSELSPKTHSMPHIIVHSSEDDHEMLGPCHNEADALDPNGNPVHAASHISCSTPESGLGVETRGVSNYRSEIDAPFRPSKSLDAVAQRNDQPIQSGVCSVM, encoded by the exons ATGGGGCGGAAAGAGATCATCTGcagctggaagaaaaacaccagTAACATCAAGGAAGTGTTTGACTTCCACGGGAAAATGGGATC GGGGTCTTTTTCTGAGGTTTTTATGGTGAGAGAGAAGAGCAGTGGAAAACTTTACGCCCTGAAAtgtctgaagaaaaaacacCTAGCTCACAGCAACCTGGAAAATGAAATCAATGTATTGAAAAg GATAAAGCACGAGAACGTGGTGGGACTGGAGGATTTCTACGAGAGTCGAACACATTATTATCTGGTCATGCAACT ggtGTCAGGCGGGGAGCTGTTTGATCGCATTTTAGACAAGGGGGTTTACACTGAGAGGGATGCCAGCATAGTGATCAAACAGGTGCTGCAGGCTGTCAGCTACCTGCATGAAAACAGCATCGTACACAGGGATCTTAAG CCCGAGAACTTGCTGTACTATAACACAGATGAGAATGCTAAGATCATGGTCAGTGACTTTGGTCTGTCCAAGACGGTGGAGCACGGTGTGATGTCTACAGCCTGTGGGACACCAGGATATGTTG CCCCTGAGGTTTTGGCCCAGAAGCCCTACAGCAAAGCAGTGGACTGCTGGTCTATTGGAGTTATCACTTACATCCT gcTCTGTGGCTACCCTCCATTCTTTGAAGAGAATGAGACTCGTCTCTTTTCAAAGATCATGAGAGCTGAGTACGCCTTTCATTCCCCCTTCTGGGACGACATCTCTGAGTCAG CCAAAGACTTCATCAGGAATATGATGGAGAAAAACCCCACAAAGCGCTTCCTCACCGAACAGGCCCTCAGACACCCCTG GATTGCTGGAAACACAGCTAAAGACGTTGACatttgtcagtctgtctgtgaacagatggagagaagcTTTGCCAAATCCAAATGGAAG CAAGCCTTCACTGCAGCCACAGTAGTCAACCACATGAAGAAACTGCAGTTATCCCAGAGTGAGCTCTCCCCCAAGACCCACTCCATGCCCCACATCATAGTACACTCCTCTGAGGATGACCATGAGATGCTGGGACCCTGCCACAATGAGGCTGATGCCCTCGACCCTAATGGGAATCCTGTTCATGCTGCCAGTCATATATCCTGCAGTACTCCTGAGTCAGGCCTAGGTGTCGAGACAAGAGGCGTCAGTAACTACCGTTCAGAGATCGACGCACCTTTCAGGCCATCCAAGAG TCTGGatgctgtggctcagaggaaCGATCAGCCGATTCAGTCCGGAGTGTGCTCTGTCATGTGA
- the LOC104922485 gene encoding G0/G1 switch protein 2 — METMQELIPFAKEMLSQKPSRGLLKVYLVGSVFAVLGTVIGLVETVCHPFSSGEAMDAEMVLMMAREQRTVEAETQRSVEGQEEEEDEEEELAHENGATNQTMTLSKIHRLSQRSMANRLHAS, encoded by the coding sequence ATGGAAACCATGCAGGAGTTGATCCCATTCGCCAAAGAGATGCTGAGCCAGAAACCTAGCCGTGGGCTGCTGAAGGTCTACCTGGTGGGTTCTGTGTTTGCAGTGCTGGGGACAGTCATTGGCCTGGTCGAGACCGTGTGTCATCCTTTTTCCTCTGGTGAGGCAATGGACGCAGAGATGGTCCTCATGATGGCCCGGGAACAGAGGACTGTTGAGGCCGAGACACAGCGCAGTGTGGAGGgccaagaggaggaggaggacgaggaggaggagctggctcATGAAAATGGGGCCACAAACCAGACCATGACCCTCTCCAAAATTCATAGACTCAGCCAAAGGAGCATGGCCAACAGGCTGCATGCTTCTTAA